In one Tachysurus vachellii isolate PV-2020 chromosome 24, HZAU_Pvac_v1, whole genome shotgun sequence genomic region, the following are encoded:
- the LOC132839335 gene encoding macrophage mannose receptor 1-like, translating to MRNIPDMSHEWGFVILVFSVICGTGAYIPHRYHFVNEIKTWTEAQTYCRVNYTDLATISNMGEMKKLNHTLMKENAKKAWIGLQRAGPGRWMWSLEDQTFYRDGVNYTNWHSNEPNNAGGVEYCVVYNKDNTLWNDKLCETSYPFVCYEEKNTNTKKYVFINNNMSWYDAQTYCREKYTDLVSVRNQTENEEIMRVIKGSDIWIGLFNDSWNWSDQRNSTFRYWRSDKPSGSLNCAAVSESEQRYWTDVDCTEKLPFICHENKLILIKENKTWKEALIYCRDHHHDLVSVRSEEMQLWVKEVTQNASTEHVWLGLRHTCALGFWYWVNGEMICYQNWAPGNGTGLEDCSHEERTGAVQSRGDQKWISLPQSQTLNFICSTYEGLSV from the exons acaTGAGTCATGAATGGGGTTTTGTTATCCTGGTCTTCTCAG tTATATGTGGTACAGGAGCATATATTCCTCATCGCTATCACTTTGTGAATGAGATTAAAACCTGGACTGAAGCTCAGACTTACTGCAGAGTGAATTACACTGATCTGGCAACCATCAGCAACATGGGAGAGATGAAGAAGCTGAATCACACACTGATGAAGGAAAATGCAAAGAAAGCTTGGATTGGTCTACAGAGAGCAGGACCTGGGAGATGGATGTGGTCTCTGGAAGACCAAACTTTCTACAGAGACGGAGTCAATTATACAAACTGGCATAGTAATGAACCAAATAATGCTGGGGGAGTTGAGTACTGTGTGGTATATAATAAGGATAATACATTATGGAATGATAAACTATGTGAAACATCGTATCCTTTTGTATGTTATGAAG aaaaaaacacaaacactaaaaaatatgtatttattaataataatatgagcTGGTACGATGCTCAGACCTACTGCAGAGAGAAATACACCGACCTGGTCAGTGTGAGGAACCAAACTGAGAATGAGGAGATCATGAGGGTGATTAAAGGTTCAGATATTTGGATCGGTCTGTTTAATGACTCCTGGAATTGGTCAGATCAGAGAAACTCCACATTCAGATACTGGAGATCTGACAAACCCAGTGGAAGTTTGAACTGCGCTGCAGTGTCTGAGTCTGAGCAACGTTACTGGACTGATGTGGACTGCACAGAAAAACTCCCGTTCATCTGCCATGAGA ATAAACTGATCCTGATTAAGGAGAATAAGACCTGGAAAGAAGCTCTGATATACTGCAGGGACCATCATCATGACCTGGTCTCAGTTCGCTCTGAGGAGATGCAGCTCTGGGTGAAGGAAGTGACTCAAAACGCCTCCACTGAACACGTGTGGCTCGGCCTGCGTCACACCTGCGCTCTGGGCTTCTGGTACTGGGTGAATGGAGAGATGATCTGCTACCAGAACTGGGCTCCAGGTAACGGGACAGGATTGGAAGACTGCAGTCATGAGGAGAGAACAGGAGCAGTGCAGTCTAGAGGAGATCAGAAGTGGATCAGCCTGCCTCAGAGCCAAACACTCAACTTTATCTGCTCTACCTATGAAGGTTTGTCAGTGtag